The Coffea arabica cultivar ET-39 chromosome 4e, Coffea Arabica ET-39 HiFi, whole genome shotgun sequence genome includes a window with the following:
- the LOC113709838 gene encoding replication protein A 70 kDa DNA-binding subunit B-like isoform X1 yields MFGRRYGISLELRLKLFSSRSSFIGFFLKKLSAALFKRQKMESNLVNFTELQPLMDNWTAIVQVIEKQKVQVSRNGKRYQKLVFVDSQGQTAQALIYAGDIMFFRKYFEPYRRYYVSNARIQNVLPRYSTYPNECSWTIDNSTLVQEIDEVDPPLIPNVFNFADYDSVYQHIDTTDEIDLIGIAIHVHPKAIRGGTPTRDIILTDHMSHPMVLTLWGEHESEEGQDIADMIHTQPVVAALRVRVTSYHAMHLSTKFSSSILINPPIQQANDLRNWCSHNQEEITRFIAERTYGDRLKLLPVPDDDRVITISDLTAVVEARPYWIRGIPKLLDRSQKLWYHSCPHCYKYIRARPDCEITCTSCYQRIRLTPRCRLTVQISDMSGAITLDLSGDDAEQLLPFCISDIQKQEQQGNVQYATIADFIKQKNLVCLVKKSNTIHSSRSSEKYNAIVAHINNATAEENYVISKYITNYKATASTWAAAQEEHSKKNVTDMAENMAIEKVDSIMEGETQSKGVDQLSPSNTEDKKKKAAVAAAPMKLRVNPTKKHRT; encoded by the exons TTGTCTGCAGCACTCTTCAAACGTCAAAAAATGGAAAGCAACCTGGTAAACTTCACAGAACTCCAACCTCTCATGGACAACTGGACTGCCATTGTTCAAGTGATTGAAAAGCAAAAGGTTCAGGTTTCAAGAAATGGAAAACGCTACCAAAAGTTGGTGTTTGTTGATAGTCAG GGTCAAACTGCTCAAGCTCTAATTTATGCTGGAGATATAATGTTCTTCAGGAAGTACTTTGAACCATATCGAAGATATTATGTATCGAATGCTAGGATTCAAAATGTGTTGCCAAGGTACAGTACGTACCCAAATGAGTGCTCATGGACCATTGACAACTCCACGCTTGTCCAAGAAATCGATGAAGTGGACCCCCCTCTGATACCTAATGTGTTTAACTTTGCTGACTACGATTCAGTTTATCAGCACATTGACACAACTGATGAAATAG ATCTTATTGGAATAGCAATTCACGTGCACCCGAAAGCAATCAGAGGTGGAACACCAACTAGGGATATCATTCTTACAGATCACATGTCGCACCCAATGGTACTGACCCTTTGGGGAGAGCATGAATCAGAAGAGGGACAAGACATAGCTGATATGATCCACACCCAACCTGTGGTTGCAGCGCTTCGAGTCCGAGTGACATCTTACCATG CCATGCATCTATCCACCAAATTCTCCAGCAGCATACTAATCAATCCTCCAATTCAGCAAGCCAATGACCTGCGTAACTG gtGCAGTCACAATCAAGAGGAAATCACGCGTTTCATTGCTGAGCGGACTTATGGTGATCGTCTCAAACTCCTACCTGTACCAGATGATGACAGAGTTATAACTATCAGCGATCTCACAGCTGTGGTTGAG GCAAGGCCCTATTGGATTAGAGGCATACCAAAACTTCTAGATAGAAGTCAAAAGCTATGGTACCATTCATGCCCCCACTGCTACAAATACATCAGAGCAAGGCCAGATTGCGAGATCACCTGCACTTCATGCTACCAGCGCATCCGTCTCACTCCACG CTGCAGACTAACAGTGCAAATTAGTGATATGAGTGGTGCTATAACTCTTGACCTGAGTGGTGATGATGCTGAACAACTCCTCCCATTCTGCATAAGTGACATCCAAAAGCAAGAGCAGCAG GGAAATGTCCAGTACGCCACTATAGCAGATTTCATCAAGCAGAAAAACTTAGTTTGCTTGGTCAAGAAATCAAATACAATCCACAGTTCCAGGAGCTCAGAAAAGTACAATGCCATAGTTGCCCATATCAACAATGCTACTGCAGAAGAAAACTATGTCATCAGCAAATATATCACCAACTACAAAGCTACAGCATCCACTTGGGCAGCAGCACAAGAAGAACATTCCAAAAAGAATGTTACCGACATGGCTGAAAATATGGCAATAGAAAAAGTTGATAGCATAATGGAAGGAGAAACACAAAGCAAAGGAGTGGATCAACTCAGTCCTTCTAACACAGAAGATAAGAAGAAAAAGGCAGCAGTTGCAGCAGCCCCAATGAAACTCAGAGTCAACCCCACTAAGAAACACCGCACCTAA
- the LOC113709838 gene encoding replication protein A 70 kDa DNA-binding subunit B-like isoform X2, with protein sequence MESNLVNFTELQPLMDNWTAIVQVIEKQKVQVSRNGKRYQKLVFVDSQGQTAQALIYAGDIMFFRKYFEPYRRYYVSNARIQNVLPRYSTYPNECSWTIDNSTLVQEIDEVDPPLIPNVFNFADYDSVYQHIDTTDEIDLIGIAIHVHPKAIRGGTPTRDIILTDHMSHPMVLTLWGEHESEEGQDIADMIHTQPVVAALRVRVTSYHAMHLSTKFSSSILINPPIQQANDLRNWCSHNQEEITRFIAERTYGDRLKLLPVPDDDRVITISDLTAVVEARPYWIRGIPKLLDRSQKLWYHSCPHCYKYIRARPDCEITCTSCYQRIRLTPRCRLTVQISDMSGAITLDLSGDDAEQLLPFCISDIQKQEQQGNVQYATIADFIKQKNLVCLVKKSNTIHSSRSSEKYNAIVAHINNATAEENYVISKYITNYKATASTWAAAQEEHSKKNVTDMAENMAIEKVDSIMEGETQSKGVDQLSPSNTEDKKKKAAVAAAPMKLRVNPTKKHRT encoded by the exons ATGGAAAGCAACCTGGTAAACTTCACAGAACTCCAACCTCTCATGGACAACTGGACTGCCATTGTTCAAGTGATTGAAAAGCAAAAGGTTCAGGTTTCAAGAAATGGAAAACGCTACCAAAAGTTGGTGTTTGTTGATAGTCAG GGTCAAACTGCTCAAGCTCTAATTTATGCTGGAGATATAATGTTCTTCAGGAAGTACTTTGAACCATATCGAAGATATTATGTATCGAATGCTAGGATTCAAAATGTGTTGCCAAGGTACAGTACGTACCCAAATGAGTGCTCATGGACCATTGACAACTCCACGCTTGTCCAAGAAATCGATGAAGTGGACCCCCCTCTGATACCTAATGTGTTTAACTTTGCTGACTACGATTCAGTTTATCAGCACATTGACACAACTGATGAAATAG ATCTTATTGGAATAGCAATTCACGTGCACCCGAAAGCAATCAGAGGTGGAACACCAACTAGGGATATCATTCTTACAGATCACATGTCGCACCCAATGGTACTGACCCTTTGGGGAGAGCATGAATCAGAAGAGGGACAAGACATAGCTGATATGATCCACACCCAACCTGTGGTTGCAGCGCTTCGAGTCCGAGTGACATCTTACCATG CCATGCATCTATCCACCAAATTCTCCAGCAGCATACTAATCAATCCTCCAATTCAGCAAGCCAATGACCTGCGTAACTG gtGCAGTCACAATCAAGAGGAAATCACGCGTTTCATTGCTGAGCGGACTTATGGTGATCGTCTCAAACTCCTACCTGTACCAGATGATGACAGAGTTATAACTATCAGCGATCTCACAGCTGTGGTTGAG GCAAGGCCCTATTGGATTAGAGGCATACCAAAACTTCTAGATAGAAGTCAAAAGCTATGGTACCATTCATGCCCCCACTGCTACAAATACATCAGAGCAAGGCCAGATTGCGAGATCACCTGCACTTCATGCTACCAGCGCATCCGTCTCACTCCACG CTGCAGACTAACAGTGCAAATTAGTGATATGAGTGGTGCTATAACTCTTGACCTGAGTGGTGATGATGCTGAACAACTCCTCCCATTCTGCATAAGTGACATCCAAAAGCAAGAGCAGCAG GGAAATGTCCAGTACGCCACTATAGCAGATTTCATCAAGCAGAAAAACTTAGTTTGCTTGGTCAAGAAATCAAATACAATCCACAGTTCCAGGAGCTCAGAAAAGTACAATGCCATAGTTGCCCATATCAACAATGCTACTGCAGAAGAAAACTATGTCATCAGCAAATATATCACCAACTACAAAGCTACAGCATCCACTTGGGCAGCAGCACAAGAAGAACATTCCAAAAAGAATGTTACCGACATGGCTGAAAATATGGCAATAGAAAAAGTTGATAGCATAATGGAAGGAGAAACACAAAGCAAAGGAGTGGATCAACTCAGTCCTTCTAACACAGAAGATAAGAAGAAAAAGGCAGCAGTTGCAGCAGCCCCAATGAAACTCAGAGTCAACCCCACTAAGAAACACCGCACCTAA